Proteins from a genomic interval of Dama dama isolate Ldn47 chromosome 1, ASM3311817v1, whole genome shotgun sequence:
- the LOC133049490 gene encoding putative olfactory receptor 56B2: MFQDLGDFNSSKFQVSAFILLGFPGIHSWQHWLSLPLALLYLLALSANILILIIINQEATLHQPMYYFLGILAVVDMGLATTIMPKILTILWFSAKTISLPECFVQMYAIHSFVGMESGIFVCMAIDRYVAICQPLSYSSIITKSFVVKATVFMALRNSLTTIPVPVLAAQRHYCSKNQIEHCLCSNLGVTSLSCDDRTINSVYQLLLAWTLMGSDLGLILVSYALILHSVLKLNSLEATSKALSTCTSHLILILFFYTVIIVISITHSATMTFPLIPVLLNVLHNVIPPALNPMVYALKNKELRQGLCKLLKLDFKGN; the protein is encoded by the coding sequence ATGTTCCAGGATCTCGGAGATTTCAACAGCTCAAAGTTTCAGGTCTCTGCGTTCATTCTGTTGGGATTCCCAGGCATTCACAGCTGGCAGCACTGGCTCTCCCTGCCCCTGGCTCTGCTCTACCTCTTAGCTCTCAGTGCCAACATCCTTATCTTGATCATCATTAATCAGGAGGCAACACTGCATCAGCCTATGTATTATTTCCTGGGCATCCTGGCTGTGGTTGACATGGGCCTGGCCACCACCATCATGCCCAAGATTTTGACCATCCTGTGGTTCAGTGCAAAGACCATCAGTCTCCCTGAATGCTTTGTGCAGATGTATGCCATACACAGTTTTGTAGGAATGGAATCAGGCATTTTTGTCTGCATGGCTATAGATAGGTATGTGGCAATTTGTCAACCACTATCTTATTCATCAATAATTACTAAATCTTTTGTGGTCAAAGCTACTGTATTCATGGCACTCAGAAACAGCCTGACTACCATCCCAGTCCCTGTGTTGGCTGCTCAGAGACACTATTGCTCAAAAAACCAAATTGAGCACTGTCTGTGCTCGAATCTTGGAGTCACTAGTCTATCCTGTGATGACAGGACAATCAACAGTGTTTACCAGCTACTTTTGGCCTGGACACTCATGGGGagtgacttgggtttgattcttgtATCCTATGCTTTGATACTTCACTCTGTACTGAAACTGAACTCATTGGAAGCTACCTCCAAGGCCCTGAGTACCTGCACTTCCCACCTCATCCTAATCCTGTTTTTCTACACAGTCATTATTGTCATTTCTATCACCCACAGTgcaacaatgacatttcccctcATCCCAGTTCTACTCAATGTACTCCACAACGtcattcctcctgccctcaatcctatGGTCTATGCACTCAAGAATAAGGAGCTCAGACAGGGCTTATGTAAGCTCCTTAAGCTGGACTTCAAAGGCAATTGA